DNA sequence from the Narcine bancroftii isolate sNarBan1 chromosome 11, sNarBan1.hap1, whole genome shotgun sequence genome:
AGGACAGAGCGGAGGAGGATTTTCTGTGTGAGGGGTAGTGGGGGTGGTAGGGGGATCAATATGCTCCCACTGAGCTAAATGATCGGCTTCCTCAGGTATTGACCAGCAGCCATACCTTGTGAGGTGTCTGTGGAGGTTCGGAATGTCGAAGAAGACTCCGGAAAACCTctgcaggtggagagcattccggcGGGTTTCATCCCTGCCTGGcacagaggcgccaactctcaggacaagagcaaactccagaggatggttaactcagcctgcgacatcacaggcaccagactccacctcatcgaggacacctacatgaggcggcgtcttaaaaaaagcagcctctaccctcaaggacccccaccactcagaccacgcctgctaccatcggggaaaaggtacaggagcctgaagatgagcgctCAGCGACAcgaggacagctttttccccatctgccatcagattcctgaacgatcaatgaatcacagacatggccttactttttgtgcatggttatttcatttttttgttatttgtaAGATGGTTTTTAATGTGAAAGTTTGCACTGtgtcgctgccgcaaaacactgaatttcatgactcactcatgataataaattctgatttgcatTCTGGGTACAATCGCTCGGCTCTTCAAAGTATAGGACCTTCCTGTGGGTTATGGCTGATATTCCTCAGATCTTTTGTGCCCCACCACATTCTCTGGCAGCTTGTCTCACATAttctctaaagcagtggttttccaaattttccttttcactcataccccaccttaagcaatcccctactaatcacagaacacctatggtatagggatcacttaaggtgggatatgagtgggaagggaaggttgagaaccattgctctagtcccaattgttacggaaatattttgcttgagaaaatttgtcattaacccatttcctttggagttatgaaacgtgcacataacgagtcaatgagggacgattaaaacagtggttttcaaactttttctttccacccacatacttactaatcacagggttAGGGCTTTCTTAAggtgtatgtgagaggaaagaaaaggtttgaaagccactgctctGGAGAGGACATATTTTACTTTTAAACACCCCTCATCACTAGCACAGACTGATCGTGGCTACCCCTCCAATATCGGGcttcatagaacacaacagctcaGTGGCCTCACTTGTTTTGAGACCCACACAGAGAATGCAATTTCTGGAATCtagaacaatctgctggaggatcttgGCATGTGGAGTAGCATCATAGAATATGAAACATAGACCAGTATAGGTTTAGATAAAATggctagggaatttttatggaagggtaaatttccaagagtagctttgaataagttaacctggaaatatgcatcAGGCGGATTACgcattcaaaattattatgaggcagttcAATTGAAATGTATTGGTTTATTCATGGACTTGGAACggcccccctagttgggctaaaattgagatagcaaatatttctgaatttgaaacacatcaatttttgtttcggtggaatttaaatttattacaacaatataatgtgcctaaactaaaacatttaatgaagttctggatgaggaaaaatagaatgataggttctacgggtaaattactgactttaacaccgttatataataaccaacttattccttcTTCAATATATAATCAATACTtgttacattggaaatctaaagatataaaaaacttgggggtttgttttaaagaaggtcaatttttatcttttaatcaaatgagggaagattttggtattaatgagaattctttatttgtttcttatcaacttcgatctctagtaaaacaaatatttggtagaaacaTGATTTTACCTgatttgactaaatttgaatcttttcttgtgactgcACCAAGGAAGGGATACATTTCATTGattaccaaatattacaggaaatatggaaaaaattgtatttaacacctgaaaagtttttaaaaaataaggttttagtgaatcagactcttgttttagacgtggtaattcggttggaacttttttccatgctgtttggttatatgcacatatacaatctttttggaaagcaacgcaattgtttttggaacatttgtacaagattaaaatacttttagatcggacaatatttttgttgggtgagttgaatcctttgaaagatttaggattagataaatttcagattgcttttgtatatttagctttatctgtagcaaaaatatgtattgctagtacgtggaataatgcgattgatattaatagatatgagttgaaaacttgtttggtcatggaaaaaattatacatattttacatgataattattctttttttcttaataagtggtctttatatttagaaaaTTTACATTTATGATTAGATTTGAGTAAATATATtttggttttcttttttctttctttggctctccaAAAGAGAggtggctgagagggggaggtggggtttcTTGATaaggaaaattttttttatcgTTCGTAATATATATTTTacttattgtatgtaataactttgatgaatcaataaataaagttatttaaaaaaagtataggttcttcagcccataatgttatGCTAGCCCATACAAACCTACTCCATGACCAATCTCAGTCTTCATTCCTCACAATTCCACCATTTTTCTTGCGTTCATGTGTCTAGCTACAAGTCCCTGTTTGTATCAGCTTCAACTACCAAccccagcaatacattccagccaccccccccaccacttttttttttaaacaaacctaCCTCTGAGCTTTCCTCCACTCGCCTGaaacagatgacctctggtatCGATGGgtcggaaaaaaaaaattgatgtttgtGGCAGGACCTTGCATCAAGTAGGATGCATTTTTCTGCTGAATTCGTcaagtagggcactgaggagtgcagtagaacagggggatctgggaattcagatgcacaattccctgaaagtgggttGTAAAATGACATACcgggtattgagtacaggagttgggttaTTTTGGCAAAGTTGtacaagacgttggtgaggccaaattttttgCTTACCTTTTTGAGCTTTGTCTTGGTGGCAGACAGTCCCATGGTGTGGGTCGAAGGAACGTCCAGCTTCCAGTCCAACTGTTCCAAGGGAAAGAACAATTCACCAACAAACGAGTCTTTGAGATTGTGGAACTCCTTGACGTAGACAGCAAAGCGAAgcgtgaagcatttgatctcctcCGGGGTGTGACCCGAGAACTGGAAGCTCTCCCGGAACTCTGGGTTCAGGCTCTTCCTGCGCACAGCTGTCTGCCGTGGCTCCAGAATCTTGGGCAGGAGGTGGACCCTGACATAGGAGTCGCACCCCGTGCCAAACCTCCTGGGAAGGTTGTAGATTCCAATGATGGACACTGTTAGATTCAGTTCGTAGGATGAGTAGAAGAGGGTGAAGTGCAGGAGAGGCTTTGGCTTTGTCTTCATGCCCATGAAACTGTCCGGTACATTCTGGGAAGGCGACCCCAAGGGCTTTGGAACAGAGCTTCCCAACCTGACGGGCTCTTTGTAGTCCGAGATGTCCCCCGACACAGTGCAACGCCTCTCCAAGATTCTCTTAGTTTTACTGTTCAGGCCAGGCTTCGGGATAACTGGGATGAAGGGCAAAGAAGGCCTCCCATGAGGACCAAGCTGgcatgggtggccggagtcctgCAGATGGCTGACTACACACGGTGGATAGTCCAACACCgagccctccacttcctcatACTGTTGCTTCACAGGTGTGCTGGTGTTCCCAAGCAGCCCTGCGTTGGTCTCCAGGACAATGCGCTCCGATCCCAGGCCTTTGCCGCCAGTGGGGTCCCGGTGTTTTCCTCTTCGCCAACAGAGAGCACAGCCAACAATCAGGCAGAAGCAGAAGATAGCCAGGCCAGCTCCGAGGACAACGTGCAGGTACACTGAACAAGACACAGAGAGGCAGGTGTTAGAGTGCGACAGGAGGTAAACCGATCTGACCTGCACATCGTCACCATAATCTCTTAATTTGGCTTTTCTCACTCTAAAGTCAGCCTCCTGTCATAGAAACCCATGGTTTCAAGGCTGCTTGAGATACAAGAACTATAATATTCCAGGACTTGGCCTTCCTGAGTTCTACGATAGAGCAGATCAAGTTCATTTattacagaacaggcccttcagccctcaatattcTTCTGACCTATACATTCCtaacaaaaataaaactaaaccctccctaccttttctttcttcttgtaTCCACATgtctgtctgagtctcttaaatgcccataatgttccagcctccataaccacccctggcaatgcattccaggcatcctcaACCttccagtgtaaaaaaaaacttacccctgaacgttcctccctccactttgtatggatgtcccctggtgtttgcaactcctgccctgggataaaGATGCAggatgtccaccttatctatgcttctcagaatcttgtagtcctctattgAGTCTCCTCTCACTCCAAAGACAAAATCCCCAACTCTccgaaccttgcctcataagactcatttttttcaatccatgcaacaccctggtaaatctcctctgtgctgTAAtcaccacagcttccacatccttcattcctacaatgaggtgaccagatacAAGAgtggactcaccagagatttgtcgagATACATCAAGACCTCgaactcagtccccctattaatgaagcccagcatcccataggccttcttaacctgTGTATATATAactagacaaaacagcatttttacAGACTACAGTGTATACACATACACAACACGTAAGATACCTAcagttataattttaaataaatataaacattttgggatgatttactcggttacaagataccattcatcaatcccatagcctgtgggaagaagctaatcCCCTGACTGGCAGCCCTGATATTGGTACTCCTGCACCTTCTTCCAGatgtacagtggttctcaaccttcttcccaCTACCCCGGTGGGGCAGTAGGTGAaggcaaggggaatcctgtccctgTGGCACGTGGGGGCATCGGGGACTTGGACAGAAGTGCGGGTGAGGGACGATTTaatgatggtggagggaaagccacgttgtttgaaggaggacaatGAGGGATAGTGACATGTTCAGGCAGGTGAGATTAGTTGGACTGGCACTGGGGTCAGCacaggacttgatgggctgaatgaccactGCCTGTGCTCGTTCCCCTGTACCCTTCTCTC
Encoded proteins:
- the LOC138745523 gene encoding synaptotagmin-11-like isoform X1, with translation MSLVGSSDAGYHLTAHSSGSLPVYLHVVLGAGLAIFCFCLIVGCALCWRRGKHRDPTGGKGLGSERIVLETNAGLLGNTSTPVKQQYEEVEGSVLDYPPCVVSHLQDSGHPCQLGPHGRPSLPFIPVIPKPGLNSKTKRILERRCTVSGDISDYKEPVRLGSSVPKPLGSPSQNVPDSFMGMKTKPKPLLHFTLFYSSYELNLTVSIIGIYNLPRRFGTGCDSYVRVHLLPKILEPRQTAVRRKSLNPEFRESFQFSGHTPEEIKCFTLRFAVYVKEFHNLKDSFVGELFFPLEQLDWKLDVPSTHTMGLSATKTKLKKCLSTQDVASGAAPPKLLGQLFVLLQYQTLANRIKVMVRKAETLARLTRMPGSPDHYVIINLYKDGKTLSSKVTKTSSGYNPVWNAPFLFDVPPGDIESLDLSLEFIIMQGRIYTRSSALGRVVISADASETGRMHWKEMASRGHVESARWHTIQPDAF
- the LOC138745523 gene encoding synaptotagmin-11-like isoform X2 yields the protein METFAQIDTAVYLHVVLGAGLAIFCFCLIVGCALCWRRGKHRDPTGGKGLGSERIVLETNAGLLGNTSTPVKQQYEEVEGSVLDYPPCVVSHLQDSGHPCQLGPHGRPSLPFIPVIPKPGLNSKTKRILERRCTVSGDISDYKEPVRLGSSVPKPLGSPSQNVPDSFMGMKTKPKPLLHFTLFYSSYELNLTVSIIGIYNLPRRFGTGCDSYVRVHLLPKILEPRQTAVRRKSLNPEFRESFQFSGHTPEEIKCFTLRFAVYVKEFHNLKDSFVGELFFPLEQLDWKLDVPSTHTMGLSATKTKLKKCLSTQDVASGAAPPKLLGQLFVLLQYQTLANRIKVMVRKAETLARLTRMPGSPDHYVIINLYKDGKTLSSKVTKTSSGYNPVWNAPFLFDVPPGDIESLDLSLEFIIMQGRIYTRSSALGRVVISADASETGRMHWKEMASRGHVESARWHTIQPDAF